In Castor canadensis chromosome 11, mCasCan1.hap1v2, whole genome shotgun sequence, a single genomic region encodes these proteins:
- the Tmem100 gene encoding transmembrane protein 100: MTEELVKEMPGAPKSSMPGTMEKNPKSEVIVTTVPLVSEVQLMAATGGTELSCYRCIIPFAVVVFIAGIVVTAVAYSFNSHGSIISIFGLVLLSSALFLLASSALCWKVRQRSKKAKRRESQTVLVANQRSLFA, encoded by the coding sequence ATGACTGAAGAGCTTGTAAAGGAGATGCCAGGAGCCCCCAAATCATCCATGCCTGGGACAATGGAGAAAAACCCCAAGAGTGAAGTCATAGTCACCACGGTCCCCCTGGTCAGTGAGGTCCAGCTGATGGCTGCCACAGGGGGTACAGAGCTTTCCTGCTACCGCTGCATCATCCCATTTGCTGTGGTGGTCTTCATCGCTGGGATCGTGGTCACTGCAGTGGCTTACAGCTTCAATTCCCATGGCTCCATTATCTCTATCTTTGGCCTGGTCCTTCTGTCATCTGCACTTTTTTTATTAGCCTCCAGTGCCTTGTGTTGGAAGGTGAGACAGAGGAGCAAGAAAGCCAAGAGACGGGAGAGTCAGACAGTTCTCGTGGCAAATCAGAGAAGCTTGTTTGCTTAA